A stretch of Bacillus pseudomycoides DNA encodes these proteins:
- the menD gene encoding 2-succinyl-5-enolpyruvyl-6-hydroxy-3-cyclohexene-1-carboxylic-acid synthase has protein sequence MNNHIEALSYYLGAFVDELACLNVYDVVISPGSRSTPLALLMEQHEQIKTYLHVDERSAAFFALGIAKAKKRPVAILCTSGTAAANYYPAICEAFHSRVPLLVLTADRPHELRDVGAPQAMNQLNLYGSFVKQFMEMALPEAREPMYHYARMTAGRAIASALLVPKGPVHINFPLREPLIPDFSLEGLWEKGRGEYTGAVHQGNMTMTSEYVSSLTERLSSMEKGLIVCGDDSHPEIAEVISQLAEQTGYPILADPLSGLRSGGHDKSMVMDCYDTFLRNELLKDTWKPEVIIRFGGMPVSKALTQYIKKQEDAVHIVVDESGKWRDPALVATEVVCASDVSFCKAIIDHMQKREKNDWYGMWKHINDATREKLREIETYETAFEGKVIIDIVHVLPEEATLFVSNSMPIRDTDTFFFTTDKRINVMANRGVNGIDGIISTALGASTVCKPLVLVIGDLSFYHDLNGLLAAKLHDLNVTIVVVNNDGGGIFSFLPQYESKEHFESLFGTPLGLDYEHVVKMYGGSFTRVNGWEAFRNEVQKGTTEKGLHVVEICTNREENLQLHRDLWVSTSKIATEILQGEAE, from the coding sequence ATGAATAATCATATAGAAGCATTATCATATTATTTAGGCGCGTTTGTGGACGAACTGGCGTGTTTAAATGTATATGATGTTGTCATTAGTCCAGGTTCGCGGTCAACGCCGCTAGCCTTGCTAATGGAGCAACATGAACAGATAAAAACATATTTGCATGTAGATGAACGATCAGCTGCTTTTTTCGCGCTCGGTATTGCGAAAGCGAAGAAGCGTCCTGTAGCGATTTTATGTACATCAGGAACAGCGGCAGCGAACTATTATCCAGCAATTTGTGAAGCCTTTCATTCGCGTGTGCCATTGCTTGTCTTAACAGCAGATAGACCACATGAACTAAGAGATGTTGGTGCACCGCAGGCAATGAACCAATTGAATTTATATGGTTCTTTTGTGAAACAGTTTATGGAGATGGCACTGCCGGAAGCTAGAGAGCCGATGTATCATTATGCCCGTATGACAGCTGGGCGCGCTATTGCAAGTGCATTACTAGTACCTAAAGGACCTGTCCATATTAATTTTCCACTTCGGGAGCCATTGATTCCTGACTTTTCTTTAGAGGGATTATGGGAAAAAGGTCGAGGTGAATATACAGGGGCAGTTCATCAAGGAAACATGACGATGACGAGTGAATATGTAAGTTCTCTTACAGAGCGCCTTTCAAGTATGGAAAAGGGGCTTATTGTTTGTGGAGACGATAGTCATCCAGAGATCGCTGAAGTGATCTCGCAGTTAGCTGAGCAAACCGGATATCCGATTTTAGCAGATCCACTTTCAGGTCTCAGAAGCGGCGGACATGATAAATCAATGGTAATGGATTGCTACGATACATTTTTACGAAATGAATTGTTAAAGGATACATGGAAGCCAGAAGTTATCATTCGTTTCGGTGGTATGCCAGTTTCGAAAGCATTAACGCAATATATAAAGAAACAAGAGGATGCTGTTCATATCGTTGTAGATGAGTCAGGAAAATGGAGAGATCCAGCTCTTGTAGCGACGGAAGTTGTATGTGCAAGTGATGTTTCTTTTTGTAAAGCAATTATAGATCATATGCAAAAGCGAGAAAAGAATGATTGGTACGGGATGTGGAAGCATATAAACGATGCAACGAGGGAAAAGCTGCGTGAAATCGAAACATATGAAACAGCATTTGAAGGAAAAGTAATTATAGATATCGTACATGTGTTACCAGAGGAAGCGACTTTATTTGTCAGCAACAGTATGCCAATTCGTGATACAGATACGTTCTTCTTTACAACAGATAAAAGAATCAATGTCATGGCAAACCGTGGTGTGAATGGAATTGATGGAATTATTTCAACAGCTCTAGGAGCGAGTACGGTTTGTAAGCCGCTTGTATTAGTTATCGGTGATTTATCATTTTATCATGATTTAAATGGACTACTAGCAGCAAAATTACATGATTTAAACGTAACAATTGTTGTTGTAAATAATGATGGTGGTGGTATTTTCTCATTCCTACCACAATATGAGTCAAAAGAACATTTTGAATCATTATTCGGAACGCCACTTGGACTTGATTATGAACATGTCGTGAAAATGTACGGTGGTTCATTCACGCGTGTAAATGGTTGGGAAGCATTTCGTAACGAAGTACAAAAAGGAACAACTGAAAAGGGATTACACGTTGTAGAAATTTGTACGAATCGAGAAGAAAACTTACAGCTTCATCGTGATTTATGGGTAAGTACATCGAAGATCGCTACGGAAATTTTGCAAGGTGAAGCAGAATGA
- the cspD gene encoding cold-shock protein CspD, whose protein sequence is MQTGKVKWFNSEKGFGFIEVEGGDDVFVHFSAIQGDGFKTLEEGQEVSFEIVEGNRGPQAANVTKN, encoded by the coding sequence ATGCAAACAGGTAAAGTTAAATGGTTTAACAGCGAAAAAGGTTTCGGTTTCATCGAAGTTGAAGGTGGAGACGATGTATTCGTACATTTCTCAGCTATCCAAGGCGACGGCTTCAAAACTTTAGAAGAAGGTCAAGAAGTTTCTTTCGAAATCGTTGAAGGTAACCGTGGACCACAAGCTGCTAACGTTACAAAAAACTAA
- a CDS encoding MerR family transcriptional regulator has protein sequence MSNNENYSIGEFSKRTGTSIRTLHYYDEIGLLKPEKHPSSGHRIYANKDILTLQKIVSLKFLGYSLDEICVMINMPDFNVNFKKTLQSQRKAFEEKKEHIETSLKAINRTITLLEDEGQVDSAILMSLIRNIQKESEQRLWLEEYMDKEVVDRLYDKSEEEMVALDKEFIQLSKEVKRLFGKPVHDPEVQKLVDEHMKATLQYVGKDALHSLGNLENIENQYEDMIPSPYTKGEEEWFNGAMEYYMIQNGMYSPTEEKDK, from the coding sequence ATGAGTAACAATGAAAATTATTCAATTGGAGAGTTTTCTAAAAGAACAGGCACATCAATACGGACGCTACATTATTACGATGAAATTGGATTACTTAAACCAGAAAAACATCCTAGTTCTGGACATCGAATATATGCAAATAAAGATATTTTAACGTTGCAAAAGATAGTGAGCCTTAAATTTTTAGGATATAGTCTAGATGAAATATGTGTAATGATAAATATGCCTGACTTTAACGTGAATTTTAAAAAAACATTACAAAGTCAGAGAAAAGCTTTTGAAGAAAAAAAGGAACATATTGAAACTTCTTTGAAAGCAATTAATCGGACAATTACTTTATTAGAAGATGAAGGCCAAGTAGATAGTGCCATTTTGATGAGTTTAATTCGTAATATACAAAAAGAAAGTGAACAACGCCTATGGCTTGAGGAATACATGGATAAGGAAGTCGTTGATCGATTATACGATAAATCTGAAGAAGAGATGGTCGCATTGGATAAAGAATTTATTCAGTTGTCGAAGGAAGTAAAGAGATTATTTGGAAAACCAGTCCATGATCCAGAGGTGCAAAAACTTGTTGATGAACATATGAAGGCAACGCTTCAATATGTAGGGAAGGACGCTTTACACTCTTTGGGTAACTTAGAAAATATAGAAAATCAGTATGAGGATATGATTCCGTCTCCGTATACAAAGGGAGAAGAGGAGTGGTTTAATGGAGCGATGGAGTATTACATGATTCAAAATGGTATGTACAGTCCCACGGAAGAAAAAGATAAGTGA
- a CDS encoding 1,4-dihydroxy-2-naphthoate polyprenyltransferase — translation MEMKVETNSSPMSPKPSKQTGWRIWWSLLRPHTLTAAFVPVFIGTAYAMQVGGINQIHLPLFSIMLLACLLIQAATNMFNEYFDYKRGLDHEGSVGIGGAIVRDGIQPKTVLNLAFGFFGIAMLLGVYICMNSSWWLAAIGLVCMAVAYLYTGGPLPIAYTPFGELTAGLFMGVIIIGISFFIQTGTVTSEIILVSIPNAILIGAILLSNNIRDLDGDKENGRNTLAIIVGRENAIGVLASMFIVSYIWTIALIIVGIVSPWMLIVFLSAPKAFKATKGFIGKSIPMEMAPAMIATAKTNTIFGFLMGIGLLLGYFL, via the coding sequence ATGGAAATGAAAGTCGAAACGAATTCCTCTCCTATGTCGCCAAAGCCAAGTAAACAAACAGGCTGGCGCATTTGGTGGAGTTTATTACGTCCTCATACATTAACAGCCGCTTTTGTTCCTGTTTTTATTGGAACAGCTTATGCAATGCAAGTAGGGGGTATCAATCAAATACATCTCCCTCTTTTCTCTATCATGCTTCTTGCTTGTCTTCTCATTCAAGCAGCAACAAACATGTTTAATGAATACTTTGATTATAAAAGAGGATTAGATCATGAAGGTTCAGTTGGTATCGGTGGTGCCATTGTCCGTGACGGGATTCAACCAAAAACAGTCCTTAATTTAGCATTTGGATTTTTCGGTATCGCAATGCTATTAGGCGTTTATATTTGTATGAACTCTAGCTGGTGGCTTGCTGCAATCGGTCTTGTTTGTATGGCTGTTGCTTACCTTTATACAGGCGGCCCACTTCCGATTGCCTATACGCCTTTTGGAGAATTAACAGCAGGATTATTTATGGGTGTTATTATTATTGGTATTTCATTTTTCATTCAGACAGGAACTGTAACATCAGAAATTATTTTAGTATCTATTCCAAATGCGATTTTAATTGGAGCAATTTTACTTTCCAACAACATTCGTGATTTAGATGGAGATAAAGAAAATGGCCGTAATACATTAGCGATTATTGTTGGACGCGAGAACGCAATTGGTGTCCTTGCTTCCATGTTTATTGTTTCCTACATTTGGACAATTGCTCTAATCATTGTCGGAATCGTGTCCCCATGGATGCTGATTGTTTTCCTAAGTGCCCCGAAAGCATTTAAAGCGACAAAAGGATTTATCGGCAAAAGTATTCCAATGGAAATGGCACCTGCGATGATCGCGACGGCAAAAACAAATACAATCTTTGGTTTCTTAATGGGAATCGGACTATTACTTGGTTATTTCCTATAA
- a CDS encoding yteA family sporulation protein, producing the protein MLTPQQINHFKSILEKQLHEIEQTLQSHEGEDRASERESVGELSAYDNHPGDMATELYEREKDFGLIEFWHKQLQDTKHALQKIEAGTYGVCEVSGEEIPLERLEAIPTATTCIEHTTNKLNLEARPIEEELVEPPFGKYDMDSAVGYDAEDAWQDVALYGTSETPSDLERRDSKNFDEMYVDAEEPRGYVEDFENFIGTDMYGKNPQVYATEEHEEYEQMLDDFEEQTYKGELSPNESSSKE; encoded by the coding sequence ATGTTAACTCCACAACAAATCAATCATTTTAAATCCATTTTAGAAAAGCAACTGCACGAAATTGAACAAACGCTGCAAAGTCACGAAGGCGAAGACCGCGCCTCTGAACGGGAATCTGTTGGAGAATTATCCGCTTATGACAATCATCCCGGCGATATGGCGACTGAATTATATGAACGCGAAAAAGACTTCGGACTTATTGAATTTTGGCATAAACAGCTGCAAGATACAAAACACGCCTTGCAAAAAATTGAAGCTGGCACATACGGAGTTTGTGAAGTTTCCGGCGAAGAAATTCCGCTAGAACGATTAGAAGCAATACCAACTGCTACAACTTGTATTGAACATACAACAAATAAATTAAATTTGGAGGCACGTCCCATTGAAGAAGAGCTAGTAGAGCCACCGTTTGGCAAATATGATATGGACAGTGCTGTAGGATACGATGCAGAGGATGCTTGGCAAGACGTGGCTTTATACGGAACATCAGAAACGCCATCCGATTTAGAGCGCCGTGATTCGAAAAACTTCGATGAAATGTATGTAGATGCTGAAGAACCACGCGGTTACGTAGAAGATTTCGAAAATTTCATCGGAACAGATATGTATGGAAAGAACCCTCAGGTATATGCAACAGAAGAACATGAGGAATACGAACAAATGCTGGATGATTTTGAAGAACAAACTTATAAAGGAGAGTTATCTCCGAATGAATCTAGTTCAAAAGAATAA
- a CDS encoding GNAT family N-acetyltransferase: MQNSYELPNLETKRLLLTKLDMSHLDDLFEVYSEPQTTTYVPRNVHENKEETHSLLEKMMKATKEGKAFVWSVMLQENQKAIGTCGIWILPHSNASLGAVISPLYWGKGLIVEALEELIKFGFQELSLNRIEGRCDVKNIASERVMQKLQMIYEGTLRQSVKINERYCDSKVYSLLKQEYNIAW, encoded by the coding sequence ATGCAAAATAGCTATGAACTCCCGAATTTAGAAACAAAACGTCTGCTATTAACAAAATTAGATATGTCTCATTTAGACGATTTGTTTGAAGTTTATTCGGAACCTCAAACGACTACATATGTACCTCGAAATGTACATGAAAATAAAGAAGAGACTCACAGTTTACTAGAAAAGATGATGAAAGCAACAAAAGAAGGTAAGGCCTTTGTTTGGTCCGTTATGCTTCAGGAGAATCAAAAAGCAATAGGAACATGTGGAATTTGGATATTACCACACAGTAATGCTTCTTTAGGAGCGGTTATTAGTCCATTGTATTGGGGAAAGGGTCTCATTGTTGAAGCATTAGAAGAGTTGATAAAATTTGGTTTTCAGGAGTTAAGTTTGAATCGCATTGAAGGAAGATGTGATGTGAAAAATATAGCGTCTGAACGAGTGATGCAAAAGTTACAGATGATCTATGAAGGAACATTGAGGCAAAGTGTAAAAATCAATGAGAGGTATTGTGATTCTAAGGTATATTCTCTTTTAAAACAAGAATATAATATTGCTTGGTGA
- a CDS encoding lipase family protein encodes MRAPLSFDKDTAILLASCCELTYDQYKQNGVFQIPDGFQYVQGFQAKAIQTTEWFGFILESEDTIVVAFRGTQTDPDWIIDSLVNQKPYPYALNSGNVHNGFLSIYESCRDTIMDMLVSLPSQKKLLATGHSLGGALATLHILDARVNTAFAQYGLYNFASPKVGDITFRNYYKMQVASSFRFVNLFDVVPLLPPRKVNFNDHDWEYTHVHHNLTFTKNTKSIINNHAMTTYKTCLTSHF; translated from the coding sequence ATGCGTGCGCCTTTATCCTTTGATAAAGATACTGCCATATTGTTAGCTTCTTGCTGCGAGTTAACATATGATCAATATAAACAAAATGGAGTTTTTCAAATACCTGATGGATTTCAATATGTACAAGGCTTTCAAGCAAAGGCCATTCAAACAACAGAATGGTTTGGCTTCATATTAGAATCTGAGGATACCATCGTCGTTGCCTTTCGGGGAACACAAACTGATCCAGATTGGATTATTGATTCACTTGTGAACCAAAAACCTTATCCATACGCCTTAAATAGCGGAAACGTTCATAACGGCTTTCTCTCTATTTATGAATCTTGCCGTGATACGATTATGGATATGCTCGTATCTTTACCATCACAAAAAAAACTACTCGCTACAGGACATAGCCTTGGCGGAGCACTTGCTACACTTCACATATTAGACGCGCGAGTAAACACTGCGTTTGCACAATATGGTCTCTATAACTTTGCTTCTCCCAAAGTCGGCGATATCACTTTTCGAAACTACTATAAAATGCAAGTAGCAAGCAGCTTTCGCTTCGTTAATTTATTCGATGTCGTCCCGCTTCTTCCCCCGCGCAAAGTGAATTTTAATGACCACGACTGGGAGTATACACATGTTCATCACAACTTAACATTTACGAAAAATACAAAATCTATCATCAACAACCACGCCATGACAACATACAAAACATGTCTGACTTCTCATTTTTGA
- a CDS encoding isochorismate synthase MenF: MIQTKQKDLQEVILAAIKHATNEKTLVSFVKQIDWMDPLLFYAAGKRIASENRCYFADPSQHVIFAGIGSVFTIANSSDKRFQNAREKWSKVQEKAIVHREEYEFGTGPLLFGGFSFDPEKEQTNLWKEFKDITLSLPAFLLTVKNEKAWLTINTFISAEDSAQTVYEEIVSLEERILQECKGPLSEAKLTVTSKVEVDPNGWMNAIVKVQDEMKKGIVQKVVLARELKLTMDQNIDSARVLEALRIGQPDCYVFSFDYKGACFLGATPERLIRKEGEKFTSMCLAGSIGHGNSIEESKQNGDALLHDEKNLAEHGYVVNMIRGVLTEHCESVTIPQCPGLLTTKNLLHLYTPVEAKGEASLLSMVEELHPTPALGGTPRHVAMKLIRDVELLDRGLYGAPIGWIDDKGNGEFAVALRCGLLNGDKASLFAGCGIVIDSVPQLEYEETSLKFRPMLGALEELMK; the protein is encoded by the coding sequence GTGATTCAGACGAAACAAAAAGATTTACAAGAAGTGATTTTGGCAGCTATTAAACATGCGACGAATGAAAAAACATTGGTCAGTTTTGTAAAACAAATAGATTGGATGGATCCGCTTCTTTTTTATGCAGCAGGAAAAAGGATTGCATCCGAAAATAGATGTTATTTTGCAGACCCATCTCAGCATGTCATATTTGCTGGAATTGGCTCTGTTTTCACTATAGCAAATTCTTCTGACAAACGCTTTCAAAATGCCCGCGAAAAGTGGAGTAAAGTGCAAGAGAAAGCAATTGTTCACAGAGAAGAGTATGAATTTGGAACGGGCCCACTTTTATTTGGTGGCTTTTCATTTGATCCAGAAAAAGAACAAACGAATCTTTGGAAAGAATTTAAAGATATAACATTATCGTTACCAGCTTTTCTTTTAACAGTTAAAAATGAAAAAGCATGGTTAACAATAAATACATTTATTTCAGCCGAAGATTCTGCACAGACGGTTTATGAAGAAATTGTCTCTTTGGAAGAAAGAATTTTACAGGAATGTAAAGGACCGCTTTCAGAAGCGAAATTAACAGTAACTTCTAAAGTAGAAGTTGATCCAAATGGCTGGATGAATGCAATTGTAAAAGTGCAGGATGAAATGAAAAAAGGAATTGTACAAAAGGTTGTATTAGCAAGAGAATTAAAACTAACGATGGATCAGAATATTGATTCTGCTCGTGTTTTAGAAGCGCTCCGTATTGGGCAACCGGATTGTTACGTGTTTTCCTTCGATTATAAAGGAGCATGCTTTTTAGGAGCAACGCCTGAGAGATTAATTCGAAAAGAAGGCGAGAAATTTACATCGATGTGCCTTGCTGGTTCGATTGGTCATGGTAATTCTATAGAAGAAAGTAAGCAAAATGGTGATGCACTTCTTCATGATGAAAAGAATTTAGCAGAGCATGGTTATGTAGTAAATATGATTCGCGGCGTATTAACAGAGCATTGTGAATCCGTTACTATTCCGCAGTGTCCAGGTTTATTAACAACAAAAAATTTACTACATTTATATACACCGGTTGAAGCGAAAGGTGAAGCATCACTTCTTTCAATGGTGGAAGAACTGCATCCAACGCCAGCACTTGGTGGTACGCCACGCCACGTGGCGATGAAGCTCATCCGTGATGTAGAGTTATTAGACCGTGGATTGTACGGAGCACCAATCGGCTGGATAGATGACAAAGGGAACGGCGAATTTGCGGTAGCCCTGCGCTGCGGGCTATTAAATGGTGACAAGGCATCCTTATTTGCCGGCTGCGGTATTGTGATTGATTCAGTACCACAGCTTGAATATGAAGAAACAAGTTTGAAGTTTAGACCGATGCTTGGTGCTTTGGAGGAATTAATGAAATGA
- a CDS encoding TIGR00266 family protein: MKAHEIEYKLYGDDMQFVEIELDPEESVIAEAGAMMMMEDHIEMETIFGDGGGKSSGLFGKLMGAGKRLVTGESMFMTVFTNTGHGKRHVSFAAPYPGKIVPVDLNEYQGKVVCQKDAFLCAAKGVSIGIEFTKKIGSGFFGGEGFIMQKLEGDGLAFMHAGGTVYKRELKPGEKLRIDTGCLVAMTRDVNYDIQFVGNVKTALFGGEGLFFATLEGPGTVWLQSLTLSRLAARLTNPAAQSSGEGSVLGGLGRLLDGKE; this comes from the coding sequence ATGAAAGCACATGAAATTGAGTATAAATTATACGGCGACGATATGCAGTTCGTTGAAATTGAATTAGATCCAGAGGAAAGCGTTATAGCAGAAGCTGGCGCAATGATGATGATGGAAGACCATATTGAAATGGAAACCATCTTCGGTGACGGTGGAGGAAAGTCTAGCGGCCTATTTGGCAAACTAATGGGAGCTGGAAAGCGTCTTGTTACAGGTGAAAGTATGTTTATGACTGTATTTACAAATACAGGTCATGGCAAGCGTCACGTATCATTTGCTGCACCGTATCCTGGAAAAATTGTTCCAGTTGATTTAAATGAGTATCAAGGCAAAGTAGTTTGTCAAAAAGATGCATTCCTTTGCGCTGCAAAAGGTGTTTCTATCGGAATTGAATTCACGAAAAAAATCGGCAGTGGTTTCTTCGGCGGAGAAGGATTTATTATGCAAAAGCTTGAAGGCGATGGACTTGCTTTTATGCACGCAGGTGGAACAGTTTACAAACGTGAACTAAAACCTGGCGAAAAATTGCGCATCGATACAGGTTGTCTTGTTGCGATGACAAGAGATGTTAACTACGATATTCAATTTGTAGGCAATGTAAAAACTGCTCTATTTGGCGGAGAAGGTTTATTCTTCGCAACGTTAGAAGGGCCAGGAACAGTTTGGCTTCAATCCTTAACATTAAGCCGCCTAGCAGCGCGTCTTACAAATCCTGCAGCTCAAAGCAGCGGGGAAGGTAGCGTTTTAGGTGGACTTGGTCGCCTCCTTGATGGAAAAGAGTAA
- a CDS encoding glycogen/starch/alpha-glucan phosphorylase has translation MFTHVESFKVAFLEKLETMYGKSFKDSTSRDQYNTLGHMVREYINQHWIATNERYRAGNQKQMYYLSIEFLLGRLLGSNLLNLGIRDVCEQGLSELGISLKELEESEADAGLGNGGLGRLAACFLDSLASLNLPGHGCGIRYKHGLFDQKIVGGYQVELPEQWLRHENVWEVRRHDQAVEVSYFGQVEAVQINGRLEFRHTDAEVIMAVPYDVPVVGYETDTVNTLRLWNAEPVPFPQNCKDILKYKRETEAVSEFLYPDDTHDEGKILRLKQQYFLVSASLQNIVRMHRERNGTLRNLHDKIAIHINDTHPVLAIPELMRILLDEEKLSWEEAWNITTQTISYTNHTTLSEALEKWPIHIFKSLLPRIYMIIEEINERFCHELWERYPYDWKRIEDMAIIAHNLVKMAHLAIVGSYSVNGVAKIHTEILKQREMRLFYEFYPGKFNNKTNGITHRRWLMKANPQLTNLISEAIGEEWKKQPQGLQLLQDYRYDTAFQDKLQDVKQERKHILSEQIHNKMGIIIDPSSIFDVQVKRLHAYKRQLLNVLHILYLYNRLKEDSGFSFYPRTFIFGAKASPGYYYAKKIIKLINELARKVNEDPYVSQYMKVIFLENYRVSLAEDIFPAADVSEQISTASKEASGTGNMKFMMNGAITLGTLDGANIEIRKKVGDESCFIFGLTAEEVLHYYQNGGYRANDYYHHNMHIKKVVDQLINDFFTNAGAEFEAIYDSLVIQNDEYFVLRDFSPYAERQEDVGRSYENRRKWLEMSIINIAQSGHFASDRTILQYSNEIWGIGDRVKLS, from the coding sequence ATGTTTACTCATGTTGAAAGCTTTAAAGTAGCTTTTTTAGAAAAACTAGAAACGATGTATGGAAAAAGTTTCAAAGATTCTACAAGTCGTGATCAGTATAATACACTTGGACATATGGTACGTGAGTATATAAATCAGCATTGGATTGCAACAAATGAAAGGTACCGGGCAGGGAATCAAAAGCAAATGTATTACTTATCCATTGAGTTTTTACTTGGCCGTTTGCTCGGTAGTAACTTACTAAATTTAGGAATACGTGATGTATGTGAACAAGGTCTTTCAGAACTTGGAATTTCATTGAAAGAATTAGAAGAAAGTGAAGCGGATGCAGGGCTTGGTAATGGAGGACTCGGTCGCCTTGCAGCCTGCTTTCTTGATTCATTGGCATCTTTAAATCTTCCTGGGCACGGATGTGGTATTCGTTATAAGCATGGTTTATTTGATCAGAAAATTGTCGGTGGATACCAGGTTGAGTTGCCTGAACAGTGGCTTCGTCATGAAAATGTATGGGAAGTAAGGAGACATGATCAAGCGGTGGAAGTAAGTTATTTCGGACAAGTGGAAGCTGTGCAAATCAATGGCCGTTTAGAATTTCGTCATACTGATGCGGAAGTCATTATGGCGGTGCCTTATGATGTTCCAGTTGTTGGGTATGAAACAGATACTGTGAATACACTTCGTCTTTGGAATGCAGAACCAGTTCCTTTCCCGCAAAACTGTAAAGATATTTTGAAGTATAAACGCGAAACAGAAGCGGTATCAGAATTTTTATACCCAGATGATACGCATGACGAAGGGAAAATACTACGGTTAAAACAACAGTATTTTCTTGTATCAGCAAGCTTACAAAACATTGTTCGCATGCATAGAGAGCGAAATGGGACGCTTCGTAATTTACATGATAAAATTGCAATTCATATTAATGATACACACCCGGTCCTTGCGATTCCAGAACTTATGCGTATTTTATTAGATGAGGAAAAGCTCTCTTGGGAAGAAGCGTGGAACATTACAACTCAGACGATTTCTTATACGAACCATACAACATTGTCAGAGGCTCTTGAGAAGTGGCCGATTCATATCTTTAAATCGTTGTTACCACGGATTTATATGATTATTGAAGAAATTAATGAACGCTTTTGCCATGAACTATGGGAGCGATATCCGTATGATTGGAAGCGGATTGAAGACATGGCGATTATTGCGCATAATCTTGTCAAAATGGCGCATTTAGCAATTGTGGGAAGTTATAGTGTAAATGGCGTTGCAAAAATTCATACGGAAATTTTAAAACAACGTGAAATGAGGTTGTTTTATGAATTTTACCCAGGAAAATTTAATAATAAGACAAATGGAATCACGCATAGACGCTGGCTTATGAAAGCAAATCCGCAGCTTACCAATCTTATTTCTGAAGCGATTGGAGAGGAATGGAAGAAGCAGCCACAGGGATTGCAATTGCTGCAAGATTACCGGTATGACACTGCTTTTCAAGATAAGTTGCAAGATGTAAAGCAAGAGCGTAAACATATTTTATCAGAGCAGATTCATAATAAAATGGGGATTATTATTGATCCAAGTTCCATTTTTGATGTACAAGTAAAACGATTGCATGCTTACAAAAGGCAATTATTAAATGTGTTACATATTTTATATTTGTACAATCGTTTGAAGGAAGATTCTGGATTTTCGTTTTATCCACGTACATTTATTTTTGGTGCGAAAGCATCGCCAGGCTATTATTATGCGAAAAAAATTATTAAATTAATAAACGAACTGGCTAGAAAGGTAAATGAAGATCCGTATGTGAGTCAATATATGAAAGTTATCTTTCTAGAAAACTATCGTGTTTCTTTAGCGGAAGATATTTTTCCAGCAGCAGATGTAAGTGAACAAATTTCAACGGCGAGTAAAGAAGCATCCGGAACAGGGAATATGAAGTTTATGATGAATGGTGCAATTACGCTCGGAACACTGGATGGGGCCAATATTGAAATTAGGAAAAAAGTAGGGGATGAATCCTGTTTTATCTTTGGCTTAACAGCGGAAGAAGTGCTTCATTATTATCAAAATGGCGGCTATCGTGCAAATGATTATTACCACCACAATATGCACATTAAAAAGGTAGTGGATCAGCTAATAAATGACTTTTTCACAAATGCTGGAGCTGAATTTGAAGCGATTTATGATTCTCTTGTTATCCAAAACGACGAATACTTTGTTCTTCGTGATTTTAGTCCATATGCAGAGCGTCAAGAAGATGTAGGCAGATCCTATGAAAACAGAAGAAAGTGGCTAGAAATGTCGATCATTAACATTGCACAATCTGGGCACTTTGCGAGTGACCGAACGATTTTACAGTATAGTAATGAGATTTGGGGTATTGGTGATAGAGTTAAGCTTTCATAA